One genomic segment of Vibrio penaeicida includes these proteins:
- a CDS encoding GNAT family N-acetyltransferase translates to MSCGKEFVELSKLYHDRNSFDCGEQELNTFIRTQAAKHMEAGISRTMILPSAQPLLNQKFAICAFYSVAPSSISRETLPAQLAKKLPRYPIPVFLLAQLAVHKEFQGSGLGKVSLVRALKYLWEVNHHMRAYAIVVDCLNDSAQAFYARFGFEVLCEHNGRIRMFLAMKTVERLFNQ, encoded by the coding sequence GTGAGTTGTGGTAAAGAGTTTGTAGAACTTAGTAAATTATATCACGACCGAAACTCATTCGACTGTGGTGAGCAGGAGCTAAATACATTCATCAGAACTCAAGCAGCAAAGCATATGGAAGCAGGTATTAGTCGAACAATGATTCTTCCTAGTGCTCAGCCATTGCTTAATCAGAAGTTTGCAATATGTGCATTTTACAGTGTTGCGCCTAGTTCAATCAGTCGAGAAACCTTACCAGCGCAACTAGCAAAGAAACTTCCTCGATATCCCATTCCAGTATTTCTTTTAGCTCAGTTAGCTGTGCATAAGGAATTTCAGGGCTCTGGGCTAGGAAAAGTCAGTTTAGTTCGTGCACTAAAGTACCTTTGGGAAGTTAACCACCATATGAGGGCGTATGCTATTGTCGTGGACTGTCTGAACGATTCAGCACAGGCATTCTATGCAAGATTTGGCTTTGAAGTATTGTGTGAACATAATGGACGCATTCGCATGTTTCTAGCAATGAAAACGGTAGAAAGACTTTTTAACCAATGA
- a CDS encoding type II toxin-antitoxin system TacA family antitoxin, producing the protein MATARLDIRLDEEIKAKAEKASALLGLKSLTEYVVRLMDEDATQVIEEHESIVVKDSVFDEFMAACDKAKAPNQALLEAAKFTDESGIK; encoded by the coding sequence ATGGCAACAGCACGTTTAGATATCCGCCTTGATGAAGAGATAAAAGCGAAAGCTGAAAAGGCATCAGCATTGCTTGGTCTGAAAAGTTTAACTGAATATGTAGTTAGGCTTATGGACGAAGATGCAACACAGGTAATTGAAGAGCACGAAAGTATCGTGGTTAAGGATAGTGTCTTTGACGAATTTATGGCTGCTTGTGACAAAGCAAAAGCGCCAAATCAAGCTTTGTTGGAAGCTGCAAAATTCACAGATGAGAGCGGTATCAAGTGA
- a CDS encoding LysE family translocator has protein sequence MTNIDFVGYLAVCVVAAGTPGPGTLAVINQSLTNGVKRTVPLIIGIGLGLACASVVAIVSLLYSYSIAPWTYQLIGLCGTCYLGYLGLKLIVSANNTVDVTSEEEGVTLDSNLALQGFYISLLNPKTILFFLAIYPVYLNSASTFSANFINLTVSLVTVTASIHIVYSILCAKIAKIININNGLIMRVTGVIFIAFALMLFYETIRTFATHGQ, from the coding sequence ATGACTAATATTGACTTCGTTGGGTATTTAGCGGTGTGCGTCGTCGCAGCAGGCACACCGGGTCCAGGTACACTTGCGGTAATTAACCAAAGTCTGACCAATGGGGTGAAGCGGACAGTGCCACTCATAATAGGTATTGGCTTGGGCTTAGCATGTGCGTCTGTGGTAGCCATAGTTAGCTTACTTTATTCCTATAGCATAGCTCCTTGGACATACCAACTGATAGGGCTGTGTGGAACCTGCTACCTTGGCTACTTAGGGCTAAAGTTAATAGTCAGCGCAAACAACACAGTGGATGTTACCTCAGAAGAAGAGGGGGTTACTCTAGACTCCAACCTTGCACTTCAAGGTTTTTACATCTCGCTGTTAAACCCGAAAACAATCTTGTTCTTCTTGGCTATTTATCCCGTTTACCTCAACTCGGCATCAACGTTTAGTGCGAACTTCATTAACCTCACGGTTTCGCTGGTAACGGTCACAGCATCCATTCATATCGTGTATTCCATACTGTGCGCGAAGATAGCAAAGATTATAAACATCAACAATGGATTGATAATGCGAGTAACGGGTGTGATATTTATCGCCTTTGCACTGATGCTTTTCTATGAAACTATCCGGACGTTCGCAACACATGGACAATAA
- a CDS encoding class I SAM-dependent methyltransferase, with product METVEFNAVRSKSYKMAISNFEGVWKEDLQVMIDYLTPAIGNKILEIGAGSGFFSFEIAKLVGESGTLHVVDPSLEQLQPIYDSAFTNIKIHCEAAEAMNIDLNSELDLIWTRGAFHHVSSKTDTMKALNRMSKAGARCLIFDIFSGSPVAEYFDDFVARACKTGHEVSFLSKSFARSMCKLSGWGEPHFIDIPLRWHFKEKEHIGEFLNQLLSNKPEYTSDMTMAAAEQILGVFKMDSGWCLNWPMTLMETQKEKHYD from the coding sequence ATGGAAACTGTCGAGTTCAATGCTGTTAGATCTAAGTCTTATAAAATGGCAATCAGCAACTTTGAAGGAGTATGGAAAGAAGACCTACAAGTCATGATTGATTATTTAACGCCAGCGATAGGAAACAAAATTCTTGAGATTGGTGCAGGTAGTGGCTTCTTTAGCTTTGAAATCGCAAAGCTTGTTGGTGAGAGTGGGACCCTTCATGTTGTTGACCCATCTCTGGAGCAACTACAGCCAATATACGACAGCGCCTTTACGAACATAAAAATTCATTGTGAAGCTGCTGAAGCAATGAATATCGATTTAAATTCCGAGTTAGATTTGATATGGACCCGTGGCGCGTTCCATCACGTAAGTAGTAAGACAGATACGATGAAGGCATTAAATCGAATGTCCAAAGCGGGCGCGAGATGCCTCATCTTTGACATCTTTTCTGGATCGCCAGTGGCGGAATACTTTGACGACTTTGTCGCTAGAGCATGTAAAACCGGTCATGAAGTTAGTTTTTTAAGCAAATCATTTGCCCGTAGTATGTGCAAACTGTCGGGGTGGGGTGAGCCTCACTTTATTGATATTCCTTTGCGATGGCACTTTAAGGAGAAGGAACACATCGGTGAATTTTTAAATCAACTGCTTTCTAATAAGCCTGAGTACACATCAGATATGACCATGGCTGCGGCTGAACAAATTCTGGGTGTGTTCAAAATGGACAGCGGCTGGTGCCTAAACTGGCCTATGACATTGATGGAAACACAGAAAGAAAAACACTATGACTAA
- a CDS encoding AraC family transcriptional regulator, producing MELNKSEYSLIDAYDGIEFVSTVYGRQPFPLHHHEGYAIGMLDQGVQRFGMNGNNYKSSSDQLVIINADTSHTGEAVGHTLCSYKAIYPTPEQIQSILKDTPHAKYGCPFISDPIVTDSRTSHFFRMSLQEINQPTSRLCLETLLYGFVLSLLVNQSGIGVFKRVPEASPNIKKAMDYIQSFYDKNISLDELSFVSNLDKNTLITEFKRLLQTTPHQYLIQVRVNKAKQLLRKNQKLSHIAFKCGFSDQSHFTRCFKQFTSVTPNMYRKSILSYI from the coding sequence ATGGAACTGAATAAGTCCGAATACTCATTGATTGATGCTTACGACGGTATTGAATTTGTTAGTACTGTTTATGGAAGACAGCCTTTCCCGTTGCATCACCACGAGGGGTACGCTATAGGCATGCTAGATCAAGGAGTCCAGCGCTTTGGAATGAACGGGAATAATTATAAGTCGAGTTCAGACCAACTGGTGATTATCAACGCTGATACTAGCCACACGGGGGAGGCCGTAGGACACACACTTTGTTCTTATAAAGCCATTTATCCTACCCCAGAGCAGATTCAGTCTATTTTAAAAGATACACCGCACGCTAAATATGGTTGCCCTTTTATCAGCGACCCGATTGTCACTGATAGTCGAACCAGCCATTTTTTTCGGATGTCCCTCCAAGAAATCAATCAGCCAACGTCTCGGCTGTGTTTGGAGACTTTACTGTACGGATTCGTTCTTTCTTTGCTGGTCAATCAGTCGGGAATTGGTGTATTCAAAAGAGTTCCTGAAGCATCTCCCAATATCAAAAAAGCAATGGATTACATTCAGTCTTTCTACGATAAGAATATTAGCTTGGACGAACTATCGTTCGTTTCCAACTTAGATAAAAATACTTTGATTACTGAGTTTAAACGATTGCTCCAAACCACGCCTCATCAGTACCTGATTCAAGTAAGAGTTAACAAAGCCAAACAGCTATTGAGAAAAAACCAAAAACTTTCACATATCGCATTCAAATGTGGATTCTCAGACCAAAGCCATTTCACTCGATGTTTCAAGCAATTTACGTCAGTGACGCCGAACATGTATCGCAAATCGATTCTCAGTTATATATGA
- a CDS encoding DUF1566 domain-containing protein, whose protein sequence is MNDTDLYNAAGYCLKVIEGDSGEANNKLFTATPSIEVMKQLGYKLDDSGYNYGSTYGATYKESRIDGEFARFRYDGWGWENDPTSSNYGQGGQLDRYCNGLGYLKFMGRTNWKRPNRYELYSLVYHLGDLTANYGWPGYYDYWTNHPAKDSKFYPVDLVNNITRSYSVGLKNYASCVSYND, encoded by the coding sequence GTGAATGATACCGATTTGTACAACGCAGCAGGCTATTGCCTTAAAGTCATCGAAGGCGATTCAGGTGAAGCCAACAACAAGCTATTTACCGCGACGCCTAGTATTGAGGTGATGAAGCAACTTGGTTACAAACTAGATGACTCTGGTTACAACTACGGAAGCACTTATGGCGCTACTTACAAGGAATCTCGAATAGACGGTGAGTTTGCTCGCTTTCGTTACGATGGATGGGGTTGGGAAAACGATCCAACGAGCTCCAACTATGGTCAAGGTGGTCAACTGGACCGATACTGTAACGGACTTGGCTATTTAAAATTCATGGGACGTACCAATTGGAAAAGACCCAACCGATATGAACTTTACAGCTTGGTTTATCACTTAGGCGACTTAACAGCAAACTACGGCTGGCCAGGATATTACGACTATTGGACGAATCACCCAGCTAAAGACAGCAAGTTTTACCCTGTGGATTTGGTGAATAATATTACTAGATCTTATTCAGTAGGGTTAAAAAACTATGCGTCTTGTGTTTCTTATAACGACTAA